The following proteins are encoded in a genomic region of Paenibacillus sp. FSL R7-0273:
- a CDS encoding cupredoxin domain-containing protein: MFKKTALLLSVICLILLAACGSGQENPSASGSSPEPAAEAEITITAANYSFDQKEYHLKKGVPVKIIYKNESGNHGILVPELELRLDAKTSSQVIIPEEAGTYEMTCAIMCGSGHSTMSAMVIVE, translated from the coding sequence ATGTTCAAAAAAACGGCTTTATTGCTGTCTGTCATCTGCCTTATACTCCTGGCTGCCTGCGGGAGCGGACAAGAAAATCCATCCGCTTCAGGGAGCTCGCCGGAACCCGCTGCAGAAGCAGAGATTACGATTACCGCAGCTAACTACAGCTTTGACCAGAAGGAATATCATTTGAAGAAGGGCGTGCCGGTAAAAATCATTTATAAAAACGAGAGCGGCAACCACGGCATTCTCGTGCCTGAGCTGGAGCTGAGACTGGACGCCAAAACCTCCTCGCAGGTCATTATCCCTGAGGAAGCGGGGACTTATGAAATGACCTGTGCCATCATGTGCGGCTCCGGGCATAGTACAATGAGCGCTATGGTCATTGTGGAATAG
- a CDS encoding GGDEF domain-containing protein, producing the protein MLTAQFIFVMSTHMPEVKSAFLPGKGHLFVACNIMIVIAMVLAEMWLRTAAQYHKQAVVCCGFIVSYLMYFVLEPFVDGAQMTLMMPIMISLIYFDRKLLHYLGGFSILFYAAVYFGLERIVLEKPLLEFFLVECVFIVFVVMSHMVIIRAHEVRDHLEQLTKSEQELMVERAISDKLLKIDALTGLYNHKTFHEYLDSLLEQCESNGLRLQLALFDIDNFKRVNDTYGHWVGDLVLKEVAARVRGMIGLNDFAARYGGEEFAVIFTDKSFQEANAAVEELRSAISLMEHPYAGGKPITVSIGLCAYQLGNGKELLFRKTDNALYAAKHGGKNMVVTASPSPEEGTVYA; encoded by the coding sequence ATGCTCACGGCCCAGTTTATCTTTGTGATGTCCACCCATATGCCTGAGGTGAAGTCGGCTTTCTTGCCCGGTAAAGGCCATTTATTTGTTGCCTGTAATATTATGATTGTCATTGCGATGGTCCTGGCGGAAATGTGGCTGCGCACGGCTGCCCAATATCATAAGCAGGCTGTTGTCTGCTGCGGCTTTATCGTCTCCTATTTGATGTATTTTGTGCTGGAGCCTTTTGTGGACGGGGCACAGATGACGCTGATGATGCCGATTATGATCTCGCTGATTTATTTTGACAGGAAGCTCCTGCATTATCTCGGGGGATTCAGTATTCTTTTTTATGCCGCAGTGTATTTCGGTCTGGAACGCATAGTGCTGGAGAAGCCGCTGCTGGAATTTTTCCTTGTCGAGTGTGTGTTTATTGTGTTTGTTGTAATGTCCCACATGGTTATCATCCGTGCACATGAGGTCCGGGACCATCTGGAGCAGCTGACCAAATCGGAGCAGGAGCTGATGGTGGAGCGGGCAATCTCTGACAAGCTGCTCAAAATTGATGCGTTAACGGGACTGTATAATCATAAAACCTTCCACGAATATCTGGATTCGCTGCTGGAGCAGTGTGAGAGCAACGGTCTGCGCCTGCAGCTGGCCCTGTTTGATATCGATAACTTTAAGCGTGTAAATGATACCTACGGCCACTGGGTCGGCGACCTGGTGCTGAAGGAGGTTGCGGCCCGGGTTAGGGGAATGATCGGACTGAACGATTTTGCTGCCAGGTACGGCGGGGAGGAGTTCGCGGTGATTTTTACGGATAAAAGCTTTCAGGAGGCCAACGCGGCTGTAGAGGAGCTGCGGTCGGCGATCAGCCTGATGGAGCATCCTTATGCGGGCGGCAAGCCGATTACGGTCAGTATCGGATTATGTGCTTATCAGCTCGGTAACGGCAAGGAGCTGCTGTTCCGTAAAACCGACAATGCTCTGTATGCGGCCAAGCACGGCGGCAAAAACATGGTCGTCACCGCGTCGCCTTCTCCCGAGGAGGGAACGGTCTATGCCTGA
- a CDS encoding phage holin family protein: MRFLGHVVRFVVAALVLLVVGWIVPQFTIGGFWSALILALVIALLGWVVEGIFGKKATPFGRGIVGFLVSALVIWIAQFVVSGVSVTILGALLAALVIGIIDLFLPVSTPFEAGK, encoded by the coding sequence GTGAGATTTTTAGGTCATGTAGTCCGTTTCGTCGTCGCAGCCCTCGTGCTGCTGGTTGTCGGCTGGATTGTACCGCAGTTCACGATCGGCGGATTCTGGAGCGCACTGATTCTGGCTCTGGTTATCGCACTGCTCGGCTGGGTGGTTGAAGGGATTTTCGGCAAAAAAGCAACCCCGTTCGGCCGCGGAATCGTCGGCTTTCTGGTCAGCGCCCTGGTCATCTGGATTGCACAGTTCGTAGTCAGCGGAGTAAGCGTTACTATCTTAGGAGCCCTGCTGGCGGCACTGGTCATCGGGATCATTGATCTGTTCCTGCCGGTATCCACCCCGTTCGAAGCCGGCAAATAG
- a CDS encoding endonuclease MutS2 translates to MDDKILHTLEYRKILNKLMQYTQTGMGKLAAEALKPSGDFEGVKLLLQATDEAVNVDRLKGIPSFGGVSDIRPALKRASIGGMLGTAELLSVGNTIGGARRVKRFLAAMHEEEHIHMLYALSDLLSEQKHVEDAIRSCIDEDANVLDSASPELASIRRELRGGEARIREKLDSMVRSSSVAKMLQDQLVTIRGDRFVIPVKAEYRSHFGGIVHDQSGSGATLFIEPESIVAMNNKLRETRLREEREIEIILHRLTDMVGGIAEEMAYDVDILGQLDFIFAKARLAREMKATQPRMNDRGYLKLRKGRHPLIPAEQVVPLDVELGNQYSSIIVTGPNTGGKTVTLKTVGLLSLMSMSGLFVPAEEGSQMCVFDAIYADIGDEQSIEQSLSTFSSHMTNIISILKRMTPKSLILLDEVGAGTDPAEGSALAIAILEHIHRTECRMIATTHYSELKAYAYERKGVINASMEFDVQTLSPTYRLLIGVPGRSNAFAIAERLGLPGAILEHARGEVKEEDLRVEHMIASLEENRLTAEQERERAEVIRREAEEFRKRQQLELEKLESQRDKRLEKAEKDASEILGKARKEAEEIISDLRRLAMEEGASVKEHKLIEARRRLDEAEPAPRKKAVTRTTKAPRKLQPGDEVKLPSVNQKGYIVELSGTKEAVVQFGIMKMKVNVSDLEFLSSAPDQPAPALRKATTVKRTRDENIRSELDLRGANLEEAIMETDRFIDEAFLGNLGQIYIIHGKGTGVLRTGIQEYLRKHRHVKSYRLGNYNEGGAGVTVAELE, encoded by the coding sequence TTGGACGACAAAATTTTGCATACGCTTGAATATCGCAAGATTTTAAATAAATTGATGCAATATACGCAGACCGGGATGGGAAAGCTTGCCGCGGAGGCACTGAAGCCTTCAGGGGACTTTGAAGGTGTGAAGCTGCTGCTCCAGGCCACGGACGAGGCGGTCAATGTGGACCGTCTCAAGGGCATTCCTTCCTTCGGCGGGGTAAGCGATATCCGGCCCGCACTGAAGCGTGCATCAATTGGAGGGATGCTCGGAACGGCTGAGCTGCTCTCCGTAGGCAACACGATCGGCGGTGCGCGCCGGGTCAAGCGTTTCCTCGCTGCTATGCATGAGGAAGAGCACATTCACATGCTGTATGCCTTAAGTGATCTGCTCTCCGAGCAGAAGCATGTAGAGGATGCCATCCGTTCGTGCATTGACGAGGATGCGAATGTGCTTGACTCAGCCAGTCCCGAGCTTGCCAGTATCCGCCGGGAGCTGCGCGGGGGGGAAGCACGGATCCGCGAGAAGCTGGATTCGATGGTCCGCTCTTCCTCTGTAGCCAAGATGCTGCAGGATCAGCTTGTGACGATCCGTGGTGACCGTTTTGTCATTCCGGTCAAGGCGGAATACCGGTCCCATTTTGGCGGAATTGTGCATGACCAGTCCGGTTCGGGGGCGACGCTGTTTATTGAGCCCGAATCGATAGTGGCCATGAATAACAAGCTGCGCGAGACCCGGCTGCGCGAGGAGCGGGAGATTGAGATTATTCTGCACCGGCTGACCGATATGGTGGGCGGTATTGCCGAGGAGATGGCCTACGATGTTGATATTCTCGGCCAGCTGGACTTTATCTTCGCCAAGGCCCGTCTGGCCCGCGAGATGAAGGCAACCCAGCCGCGGATGAATGACCGCGGTTATCTGAAGCTGCGCAAGGGCCGTCATCCGCTGATTCCGGCAGAGCAGGTGGTTCCGCTCGATGTGGAGCTGGGCAACCAGTACAGCTCGATTATCGTGACCGGCCCGAATACCGGCGGTAAGACCGTCACATTGAAGACGGTCGGGCTGCTCAGCCTGATGTCGATGTCCGGCTTATTCGTTCCTGCAGAGGAAGGCAGCCAGATGTGTGTGTTTGATGCGATTTATGCAGACATCGGGGATGAGCAGAGCATTGAGCAGAGCCTCAGTACCTTCTCGAGCCATATGACCAATATTATCTCCATCCTCAAGCGGATGACTCCTAAGAGCCTGATTCTTCTGGATGAGGTGGGTGCCGGAACAGACCCGGCTGAAGGCTCGGCGCTGGCAATCGCCATTCTGGAGCATATTCACCGTACCGAATGCCGGATGATTGCTACAACGCACTACAGTGAGCTGAAGGCATATGCCTATGAACGCAAAGGCGTTATCAACGCCAGTATGGAATTTGATGTACAGACCCTAAGCCCGACCTACCGTCTGCTGATCGGGGTGCCTGGACGAAGCAACGCCTTCGCGATTGCCGAGCGGCTGGGACTGCCGGGTGCCATTCTGGAGCATGCCCGCGGAGAAGTGAAGGAAGAGGATCTGCGCGTGGAGCATATGATTGCTTCCCTGGAGGAGAACCGGCTTACCGCCGAGCAGGAGCGTGAGCGGGCCGAGGTTATCCGCCGTGAGGCGGAGGAATTCCGCAAGCGGCAGCAGCTTGAGCTGGAGAAGCTCGAAAGCCAGCGCGACAAGCGGCTGGAGAAGGCAGAGAAGGATGCCAGCGAAATTCTCGGCAAGGCACGCAAGGAGGCTGAAGAGATCATCAGCGATCTGCGCCGCCTGGCCATGGAGGAAGGGGCTTCCGTCAAGGAGCATAAGCTGATTGAAGCACGCCGCCGTCTGGATGAGGCGGAGCCGGCACCGCGCAAGAAGGCGGTAACCCGCACCACAAAGGCACCGCGCAAGCTGCAGCCGGGTGACGAGGTGAAGCTGCCGAGCGTCAACCAGAAGGGATATATTGTTGAGCTTAGCGGAACAAAAGAGGCGGTTGTCCAGTTCGGCATCATGAAGATGAAGGTCAATGTGAGCGATCTTGAGTTCCTGTCCTCCGCACCGGATCAGCCGGCGCCTGCGCTGCGCAAGGCCACGACTGTCAAGCGCACCCGTGATGAGAACATCCGCAGTGAGCTGGATCTGCGCGGAGCGAACCTTGAGGAAGCGATCATGGAGACGGACCGTTTTATTGATGAAGCGTTCCTGGGCAATCTCGGCCAGATTTACATTATCCACGGTAAAGGAACCGGCGTCCTGCGGACCGGTATTCAGGAATATCTGCGCAAGCACAGGCATGTCAAAAGCTACCGGCTTGGAAATTACAACGAAGGCGGCGCGGGTGTTACCGTGGCTGAGCTTGAGTAG
- a CDS encoding DUF350 domain-containing protein, which translates to MQGNIDLLLDHPLGALLGYFAVAILGLVVFLSFFEMVTKYNCWDEIRKGNLSVAMATGGKIFGICNILRFSIQSGDSIYETMKWSLVGFLLLLLAYFLFEFMTPVFSIDDEIAADNRAVGFTALLISVSLSYVIGAAIS; encoded by the coding sequence ATGCAAGGAAATATTGATCTTTTGCTGGATCATCCGCTGGGCGCGCTGCTCGGTTATTTCGCTGTAGCCATTCTGGGCCTGGTAGTCTTCCTGTCCTTCTTTGAAATGGTGACCAAGTATAACTGCTGGGATGAAATCCGCAAGGGGAATTTATCGGTGGCCATGGCAACCGGCGGCAAAATATTCGGGATCTGCAACATTTTGCGCTTCAGCATTCAATCGGGAGATTCCATTTACGAGACAATGAAATGGTCACTGGTCGGATTTTTACTGCTGCTGCTCGCTTATTTCCTGTTTGAATTTATGACTCCGGTTTTTTCAATTGATGATGAAATTGCTGCGGACAACCGGGCTGTCGGGTTTACAGCATTGCTGATCTCGGTATCGCTGTCCTACGTGATCGGAGCCGCGATATCCTGA
- a CDS encoding MFS transporter — MNKSTGNQAALLLAVNGLYLLASVLAGTFLNVYLWKARQDYSMIGWFAFSQQVAVGLSFWLAGKWVKEHNKMNALRLGIAVSGIFYLLVLWIGDHASRYIWPLGLTLGVSIGLFWLAFNIIYFEITDARSRDHYNGWMGLLGSLTGIVGPFMSGWLISRLEGQRGYRVVFMVSLSIYAAAAVLSFWLNKRKSEGAYLWLEPWKELRRDGSGWRPVAGALLFQGVREGVFSFLIGLLVYIAAQEESRLGQFALITSAVSLLSYYAAGKWFKPRYRSAGMLAGGILLVAVMIPLLWKFSYGTLLLMGIGTSLVIPLYMLPMTSTSFDLMGESAESASKRVEYVVLRELSLMSGRLLGMLVFIGVLSVSSSTKVIIILLLCLGASPLGSWLMLRRRLRRAEAGNMP, encoded by the coding sequence TTGAACAAATCAACGGGTAATCAGGCAGCTCTGCTGCTTGCGGTGAACGGATTGTATCTGCTGGCGAGTGTGCTGGCAGGTACTTTTTTGAATGTTTATTTGTGGAAAGCGCGCCAGGATTACAGCATGATCGGCTGGTTTGCATTCAGCCAGCAGGTGGCGGTGGGGCTGAGCTTCTGGCTGGCCGGCAAATGGGTTAAAGAGCATAACAAAATGAATGCCCTGCGGCTGGGAATTGCCGTTTCGGGCATTTTTTATTTGCTGGTGCTGTGGATCGGAGATCATGCCTCCCGTTATATCTGGCCGCTTGGCCTGACACTCGGCGTATCGATTGGTTTGTTCTGGCTGGCCTTCAATATTATCTATTTCGAAATCACAGATGCGCGAAGCCGCGATCATTACAACGGCTGGATGGGGCTTCTCGGTTCGCTGACCGGCATAGTCGGGCCCTTTATGTCCGGCTGGCTGATTTCCAGGCTGGAAGGGCAGCGCGGGTACAGGGTGGTATTCATGGTCTCGCTCAGTATTTACGCTGCAGCTGCTGTACTGAGCTTTTGGCTGAATAAAAGAAAAAGCGAAGGGGCCTATCTCTGGCTGGAGCCGTGGAAGGAGCTGCGGCGGGACGGCAGCGGCTGGCGGCCGGTGGCTGGCGCACTGCTGTTTCAGGGCGTAAGGGAGGGCGTATTCTCCTTCCTCATCGGCCTGCTGGTATACATTGCAGCGCAGGAGGAGAGCAGGCTCGGACAGTTTGCCCTGATTACTTCGGCTGTATCTTTGCTTAGCTATTACGCCGCGGGAAAATGGTTCAAGCCGCGTTACCGTTCTGCGGGCATGCTCGCGGGCGGTATTCTGCTGGTGGCTGTGATGATTCCGCTGCTCTGGAAATTCAGCTACGGCACGCTGCTGCTGATGGGGATCGGCACCTCGCTCGTTATCCCGCTGTATATGCTGCCGATGACCTCAACCAGCTTTGACCTGATGGGTGAGTCGGCGGAGAGTGCCAGCAAGCGGGTGGAGTATGTGGTGCTGCGTGAGCTGAGCCTGATGAGCGGGCGGCTGCTTGGTATGCTCGTGTTCATCGGCGTGCTGTCAGTCAGCAGCTCCACCAAGGTCATTATTATACTCCTGCTTTGCTTGGGAGCGTCTCCGCTGGGCAGCTGGCTGATGCTCCGCCGCCGGCTTCGTCGCGCGGAGGCCGGCAATATGCCATAA
- the dcuS gene encoding DcuS/MalK family sensor histidine kinase yields the protein MARKHLIGLRTKVAIMVSAVVLLVLLVLYFIFRNQIIPQTRHALEDKAYAIARTIAMIPLISDGLNSGSSKEIQAYTSRIARRNDIMFVVVIDMKSIRYSHPDSALIGKTFAGGGQQAALRGEESISEGEGMLGRSLRAFVPVYAGQGHQVGVVVVGLSMERVQKLVRQNEWTLIAILLSGALLGAGGAFILGLKIKRMMFGMEPADISRLLQERSAMLQSIREGIIAVDDKAVITMVNVEAERLLARAGIAGNGMTRSISEFWPELRLEQVLTSGEARQDRELELNGITILVSCVPVRVGGEMAGAIATFRDKTELVVLAERLSGISVYADALRAGAHEFMNKLHVIMGMTHMGLYEELQQYISGTVSNYQKEVGSITRQIKDPVMAGFLLGKLSRARETGTELMLDGDSYLPEAADPQTIHELITIAGNLLDNAMDALEGQEAKEIRLAFHYDGGILRCVVQDNGPGIPEQLQEQIYTQGFSTKGEGRGFGLYLVHKSVEKLGGRLEMISGRAKGAEFTAEVPYAVKDGEII from the coding sequence ATGGCCAGAAAACATTTAATCGGTTTACGGACCAAGGTTGCCATAATGGTGTCAGCTGTTGTACTGCTGGTGCTGCTGGTGCTTTATTTTATTTTCAGAAATCAGATTATTCCCCAGACCCGTCATGCACTTGAGGATAAAGCATATGCGATAGCCCGTACCATTGCTATGATTCCGCTAATCTCCGACGGCTTGAATTCGGGTAGCAGTAAGGAAATCCAGGCCTATACCTCCAGAATTGCCCGCCGCAATGATATTATGTTTGTTGTTGTTATTGATATGAAGAGTATCCGTTATTCGCATCCGGACTCTGCGCTGATCGGCAAGACGTTTGCCGGCGGCGGCCAGCAGGCTGCACTGCGCGGTGAGGAGAGCATCTCGGAAGGGGAGGGCATGCTGGGGCGCTCGCTTCGGGCTTTTGTCCCCGTGTATGCGGGCCAGGGACATCAGGTTGGCGTTGTTGTTGTAGGGCTTTCAATGGAGAGGGTACAGAAGCTGGTCAGACAAAATGAATGGACACTGATTGCCATCCTCCTGTCGGGTGCGCTGCTCGGGGCGGGCGGTGCTTTTATTCTTGGCCTCAAAATAAAGCGGATGATGTTCGGCATGGAGCCTGCAGACATATCCAGGCTGCTGCAGGAGCGCAGTGCGATGCTGCAGTCCATACGCGAAGGCATTATCGCTGTGGATGATAAGGCCGTTATTACAATGGTCAATGTGGAGGCTGAGCGGCTTCTGGCCAGAGCCGGCATTGCCGGAAACGGAATGACGCGCAGCATCAGTGAATTCTGGCCGGAGCTCAGGCTGGAGCAGGTGCTGACCAGCGGTGAAGCCCGGCAGGACCGGGAGCTTGAGCTGAACGGGATCACCATACTTGTAAGCTGTGTCCCGGTCCGGGTAGGCGGTGAAATGGCCGGAGCAATCGCCACCTTCCGCGACAAAACCGAGCTGGTTGTCCTGGCGGAACGCCTGTCCGGTATCTCGGTGTATGCAGATGCCCTGCGTGCCGGGGCACATGAGTTCATGAATAAGCTGCATGTGATCATGGGCATGACGCATATGGGGCTTTATGAGGAGCTGCAGCAGTATATCTCAGGAACGGTCAGTAATTACCAGAAGGAGGTTGGCTCCATCACCAGGCAGATCAAGGACCCGGTCATGGCCGGCTTCCTGCTGGGGAAGCTCAGCAGAGCACGGGAAACAGGGACGGAGCTTATGCTGGACGGAGACAGCTATCTCCCCGAGGCCGCAGATCCGCAGACCATTCACGAGCTTATTACGATTGCCGGCAATCTGCTGGATAATGCGATGGATGCGCTGGAAGGGCAGGAGGCCAAGGAGATTAGGCTTGCTTTTCATTATGACGGCGGAATTCTGCGCTGCGTTGTACAGGATAACGGTCCCGGTATTCCGGAGCAGCTGCAGGAGCAGATTTACACTCAGGGCTTCTCCACCAAAGGGGAAGGCCGGGGCTTTGGCCTGTATCTGGTGCATAAAAGCGTGGAAAAGCTGGGGGGACGGCTGGAGATGATCTCCGGAAGGGCTAAGGGAGCCGAATTTACCGCAGAAGTACCTTATGCAGTAAAGGATGGGGAAATAATATGA
- a CDS encoding response regulator yields MNIKVLIVEDDPMVAKFNRHYLEQVEGFEFAGWVASSGDAAKVLAGQEIDLVLLDIYMPGTSGLELLSALREQGGTADIIIISAASDNASIRKALQLGAVDYLIKPFEFARFQAALTAYREDYYALMKQEEPLSQEQLDKLLRHTAGPEDEKAAALLPKGLSEGTLLSIWNAILQLQHPVFSTEDITAGAPISRISVRKYLAFLKDAGVLEMEISYGAVGRPVYMYTVTADGHDIISKYISSR; encoded by the coding sequence ATGAACATTAAAGTGCTGATCGTCGAGGATGACCCGATGGTCGCTAAATTTAACCGCCATTATCTGGAGCAGGTGGAGGGCTTTGAATTTGCAGGCTGGGTAGCCTCGAGCGGCGACGCCGCCAAGGTGCTTGCCGGGCAGGAAATTGATCTGGTGCTGCTGGATATCTACATGCCGGGAACGAGCGGCCTGGAGCTGCTGTCGGCCTTGCGCGAGCAGGGCGGCACAGCCGACATTATCATTATCTCGGCCGCCAGCGACAATGCCAGCATCCGTAAGGCATTGCAGCTCGGTGCCGTCGATTATCTGATCAAGCCGTTTGAATTTGCCCGCTTCCAGGCGGCACTGACTGCCTACAGGGAGGACTATTACGCCTTGATGAAGCAGGAGGAGCCGCTCAGTCAGGAGCAGCTGGATAAGCTTCTGCGGCATACTGCGGGGCCAGAAGACGAGAAGGCCGCAGCACTGCTGCCCAAAGGGCTGTCGGAGGGAACGCTGCTCAGCATCTGGAATGCAATCCTTCAGCTGCAGCATCCCGTATTCTCTACAGAGGATATTACTGCCGGAGCACCGATATCGCGAATCTCCGTGCGCAAATATCTGGCTTTTCTGAAAGACGCAGGTGTGCTTGAGATGGAGATCAGCTACGGCGCGGTCGGCCGCCCGGTGTATATGTACACTGTGACTGCTGACGGGCATGACATTATAAGTAAATATATCAGCAGCCGGTAA
- a CDS encoding hemolysin family protein produces MIELVVVLVLILVNAFFAASEMALISLNDNKIRLMAQEGNAKAKLLQGLLEEPSRFLATIQIGITLAGFMASAFAAENFAGDLSALLVSLGVPIADNILDTISLIFITLILSYVTLVLGELVPKRVAMKKADTIAMFVASPLNLLSKIAAPFVKLLTASTNLLVRLFGVDPNEKDEEVSEEEIRMMLDSGTQLGTIQAAEKLMINNIFDFDNKQVSDIMTHRTDITALSVHDTPEEVARRAEKEGYSRFPLYENHIDNIVGILHSKDLIRFVNGGSGGSWNLRELARRPYFVSTSKKTHELFEELQQNRVHFAVVVDEYGGTAGIVTLEDLLEEIVGNIYDEYDEHEEEYTVLDDQSYLFNGTMNLREVQQVLTAKLPVEDYDTISGFVIGQIGWIPSSQEKPEFTYGRYTFTVQEVGQRRIRKIKVTLNSTAG; encoded by the coding sequence TTGATTGAGCTAGTCGTTGTTTTAGTGCTGATCCTTGTTAACGCTTTTTTTGCAGCTTCAGAAATGGCTTTAATCTCACTGAACGACAACAAGATTAGACTGATGGCCCAGGAAGGCAACGCGAAAGCCAAGCTGCTTCAGGGATTGCTCGAGGAGCCGAGCCGTTTTCTGGCGACGATCCAGATCGGGATTACCCTTGCCGGTTTTATGGCCAGCGCCTTTGCTGCCGAGAATTTTGCCGGTGACCTGTCTGCCCTGCTCGTTTCCCTTGGTGTTCCCATCGCGGATAACATTCTTGATACTATTTCCTTGATTTTCATCACCCTGATTCTGTCCTATGTGACACTTGTGCTAGGCGAGCTTGTCCCCAAACGAGTGGCTATGAAAAAAGCCGATACCATTGCCATGTTCGTTGCGTCACCGCTTAACCTGCTGTCAAAGATAGCGGCCCCTTTTGTAAAATTGTTAACCGCGTCCACTAATCTCCTCGTCCGGTTATTCGGTGTGGACCCTAATGAGAAGGATGAAGAGGTATCCGAGGAAGAAATCCGGATGATGCTCGACAGCGGAACCCAGCTGGGAACGATCCAGGCTGCCGAGAAGCTGATGATCAACAATATTTTTGACTTTGACAACAAGCAGGTGTCGGATATTATGACCCACCGGACCGACATTACTGCGCTGTCAGTGCATGATACACCTGAAGAGGTGGCCCGGAGGGCGGAGAAGGAAGGCTACAGCCGTTTTCCGCTGTATGAGAATCATATAGACAATATTGTGGGAATTCTGCACAGTAAGGATTTGATCCGGTTTGTTAACGGGGGCAGCGGCGGCTCATGGAACTTACGGGAATTGGCACGTCGCCCCTATTTTGTCTCTACATCCAAAAAGACGCATGAGCTGTTTGAGGAGCTGCAGCAGAACCGTGTGCATTTTGCCGTAGTGGTTGATGAGTATGGAGGCACAGCCGGGATTGTTACGCTGGAGGACCTGCTTGAAGAGATTGTCGGCAATATTTACGATGAATATGATGAGCACGAGGAAGAATATACGGTGCTTGATGACCAGTCATACCTGTTCAACGGTACGATGAATCTGCGTGAGGTGCAGCAGGTGCTTACCGCCAAATTGCCGGTGGAGGATTACGATACAATCAGCGGTTTTGTAATCGGGCAGATCGGCTGGATCCCCTCCTCGCAGGAAAAGCCTGAGTTCACCTATGGCCGATACACTTTTACCGTGCAGGAGGTAGGCCAGCGCCGCATCCGCAAAATTAAGGTTACGCTGAATAGTACGGCCGGGTGA
- a CDS encoding RNA polymerase sigma factor → MDSIEEKIRRIQAGEGSLFSDVIRLYQQQIYLYCFRLLNSRVEAEDAVQDILIKAYQNIGQYKPQAGFVSWLYTIAYHHCLNQLRRQKFQLQLRKLLRQEVKVSSAEQVVENSLFSEPVSTSLGKLSAEDRNLLILRIYEEKSFAEIGEILGVSTATARKRYERTRTKLKKVLERKEIQLWTRFN, encoded by the coding sequence GTGGATTCCATAGAAGAGAAGATCAGGAGGATACAGGCCGGGGAAGGCAGCCTGTTCTCAGATGTGATTAGGCTGTACCAGCAGCAGATCTATCTTTACTGCTTCCGGCTGTTGAACAGCAGGGTAGAGGCGGAGGATGCGGTGCAGGATATCCTGATTAAGGCTTATCAGAATATTGGGCAATACAAGCCGCAGGCGGGCTTCGTATCATGGCTTTACACAATCGCTTACCATCATTGTCTGAACCAGCTGAGGCGGCAGAAATTTCAGCTTCAGCTGCGCAAGCTTCTCCGGCAGGAGGTTAAAGTGAGCAGCGCAGAACAAGTAGTCGAGAACAGTCTGTTCAGTGAACCGGTTTCAACCTCTCTGGGGAAGCTGAGTGCGGAAGACCGGAATTTGCTGATACTGCGTATTTATGAAGAAAAATCGTTTGCGGAAATCGGCGAAATTCTGGGCGTCAGCACGGCTACTGCACGCAAAAGATATGAACGGACCAGAACCAAGCTGAAAAAGGTGCTGGAGAGAAAGGAGATACAACTGTGGACAAGATTCAATTGA